In Anseongella ginsenosidimutans, one genomic interval encodes:
- a CDS encoding SusC/RagA family TonB-linked outer membrane protein — translation MKIFCLILCLGLPLLSFAQDHYRIHGKVISALDKAPLPGASVAIKGTLLGSTTGKDGSFEFTANDSTPVLAISLLGYENRELSLHLPLDSPLLIVLNDATQTLDEVIVSTGYESLPRERATGSFEQIDQDLLNRRVSTDLLTRLDGIVPGMIFDKRIANSQTINTITIRGLSSIHANSAPLVVVDNFPYEGDITNINPNDIESITILKDAAAASIWGARAGNGVIVITTKKGRFNQPLQISFNANLTIGEKPDLFYYPEISSSDFIDVEQFLFEQGYYNNQENSSSRPVLSPVVELLIKKRDGLMSGEDVDKQINALRDRDVRDDFLQHLYRETVDQQYALNMTGGNESYNYSLSAGYDENLLSLKGNQNERITLKADNTLRLSPRLQLNANLLYTLSDSRSQSTFNLVGYEGIIPGSGKSSYYPYASLADEQGSPMALPKDYRFAYIDTVGKGNLLDWRFVPLNELGRGPRQVRSQDIFINAGLRYDFAGKFRAIFKYQYEKAHTNRNDNYSAESYYARNLINLFTNVGETNGVLRPIPLGGIIDLFDSELNVHAFRGQLNTDQIWNDKHQLTALAGWELRQIGSKSHSSRTYGYDDNLLTYSNVDFVSIFPSYDNLSYSRPIPNQTSFGETTNRFISLYGNAAYSYDHRYIVSVSARRDASNLFGVKTNQKWNPLWSAGASWNISRERFYTEALPELKLRITYGRSGNIDNSRSAYATISYYGPDPITNQFFASVDNPPDPNLSWEEVGMFNIGLDISTRDNRIRGSLEYYRKNSENLLASVPIDATTGFSRLTLNSANVKGWGWDVQLASRNLQGKVVWETNLQFSYHKNKVTRYLHEPSRPSLYIGSGLSITPIEGIILDPLFSYKWSGLDKETGDPMGLLKGEVSKDYRAIERESLFSDLVYHGSAVPLYFGSMRNKISWNNFTLSANITYRLAYFFRRKTLWYTDLFAKWSGHADYEKRWTQPGDELRTNVPSMIYPANSRRDEFYANSEVTVERGDHIRLQDISLSYTIEKTRWHALPLERIQVYLYANNLGLLWSASKSGLDPNIRTRYPAPKSIALGVKANF, via the coding sequence ATGAAGATCTTTTGCCTGATCCTATGTCTGGGGCTGCCTTTGCTATCTTTTGCCCAGGACCACTATAGAATACACGGAAAGGTTATTTCTGCACTTGATAAAGCGCCGTTACCAGGTGCTTCGGTCGCTATAAAAGGCACCCTTTTGGGAAGTACCACCGGAAAAGATGGCTCGTTTGAGTTCACTGCTAATGACAGTACCCCTGTACTCGCCATTTCTCTATTAGGCTACGAGAACCGTGAACTGTCACTGCACCTTCCGCTTGACAGCCCGCTTTTAATCGTTTTGAACGATGCGACTCAAACATTGGATGAAGTGATTGTCTCCACGGGATATGAAAGCCTTCCCCGGGAGCGCGCTACCGGCTCGTTCGAACAGATTGATCAAGACCTGTTGAACCGCAGGGTGAGTACCGATCTGCTAACACGGCTGGACGGAATAGTCCCTGGGATGATCTTTGACAAGCGAATAGCAAACTCTCAGACAATAAATACGATTACTATCAGGGGATTAAGCTCTATTCATGCTAATAGCGCCCCCTTGGTCGTTGTCGATAACTTTCCTTATGAAGGTGACATTACCAACATTAACCCGAATGATATCGAAAGCATTACCATATTGAAAGATGCCGCTGCTGCTTCTATTTGGGGAGCGCGGGCAGGTAACGGAGTTATTGTAATTACGACAAAAAAAGGACGATTTAATCAACCCCTTCAAATATCCTTCAATGCTAATCTGACGATTGGAGAAAAACCGGATCTTTTTTATTATCCGGAAATATCCAGTTCCGATTTCATAGATGTGGAGCAATTCCTGTTTGAACAGGGCTATTATAATAATCAGGAGAATAGTTCCAGCCGGCCCGTTTTGTCTCCTGTGGTAGAATTGCTTATAAAAAAACGAGACGGTTTGATGAGTGGCGAAGATGTTGACAAGCAAATTAATGCGCTCCGGGATAGAGATGTACGTGATGATTTTCTCCAGCATTTGTACCGGGAGACCGTTGATCAGCAGTATGCACTAAACATGACCGGAGGAAATGAGAGTTATAACTATTCGCTATCGGCTGGATATGATGAAAACCTCCTGTCGCTGAAAGGCAATCAGAATGAAAGAATTACATTAAAGGCGGATAATACACTCCGGCTTTCTCCGCGTCTCCAGCTAAATGCAAACTTATTGTATACCCTCAGCGATTCCCGCAGCCAAAGTACTTTTAATTTAGTTGGTTATGAAGGGATTATCCCCGGTAGCGGTAAATCTTCATATTATCCATATGCCAGCTTGGCTGACGAGCAGGGATCTCCTATGGCATTGCCCAAAGATTATCGTTTCGCGTATATTGATACGGTAGGGAAGGGAAATCTGCTGGATTGGAGATTCGTTCCACTCAATGAACTAGGAAGGGGTCCACGTCAGGTTCGCTCCCAGGATATCTTTATCAATGCCGGTCTGCGTTACGATTTTGCCGGCAAATTCCGGGCAATCTTCAAGTACCAATATGAAAAGGCCCATACGAACAGGAACGATAACTATTCCGCAGAAAGCTATTATGCAAGAAACCTGATCAATCTATTTACGAATGTCGGAGAAACTAATGGCGTTCTTCGCCCAATTCCTTTAGGTGGCATTATTGACCTGTTTGACAGCGAACTAAATGTACATGCCTTTCGAGGCCAGTTAAATACTGACCAAATATGGAATGATAAACATCAGCTGACTGCTTTAGCGGGATGGGAATTACGCCAAATCGGCTCGAAATCACACAGCAGCCGTACGTATGGCTACGACGACAATTTACTCACCTATTCAAATGTGGATTTTGTATCGATATTTCCCAGCTACGACAACCTTTCTTATTCCCGTCCTATTCCTAACCAAACTTCTTTCGGAGAAACGACAAACCGGTTCATATCGCTTTACGGTAACGCTGCTTATAGTTACGATCATCGTTATATCGTCTCGGTCAGCGCGCGAAGAGATGCTTCCAACCTGTTTGGTGTTAAAACTAATCAGAAATGGAATCCACTCTGGTCTGCCGGCGCATCCTGGAATATATCCAGGGAAAGATTTTATACCGAAGCTCTGCCTGAATTAAAACTCAGGATTACTTACGGACGCAGCGGAAATATCGATAACAGCCGCTCTGCGTATGCGACGATTTCTTATTATGGACCTGATCCTATTACTAACCAGTTTTTCGCTTCTGTCGACAACCCACCTGATCCCAACCTTAGCTGGGAAGAAGTGGGAATGTTTAATATCGGGTTGGATATATCCACCCGGGACAATCGAATCAGGGGTAGCCTGGAATATTATAGAAAGAATTCTGAAAACCTGCTGGCTTCAGTTCCCATCGATGCAACTACCGGATTTTCAAGGTTAACGTTGAACAGCGCCAATGTAAAAGGCTGGGGTTGGGATGTACAACTGGCAAGCCGGAACCTGCAGGGAAAAGTTGTTTGGGAGACTAATTTACAATTTAGCTATCACAAAAATAAGGTGACCCGTTACCTGCATGAACCATCAAGGCCGAGCCTTTACATCGGTTCCGGCTTATCGATTACGCCAATTGAAGGAATAATACTGGATCCGCTGTTTAGCTACAAATGGTCAGGCCTTGATAAGGAAACAGGAGATCCCATGGGCCTCCTGAAGGGCGAGGTCAGCAAGGATTACAGGGCAATTGAAAGAGAATCGCTTTTCAGCGACCTGGTTTATCATGGATCCGCAGTGCCATTATATTTTGGCTCTATGAGAAATAAAATTTCCTGGAATAATTTTACCCTGTCAGCGAATATTACCTATCGCCTCGCTTATTTTTTTAGAAGAAAGACCCTATGGTACACAGATTTGTTCGCCAAGTGGAGCGGTCATGCCGATTATGAAAAACGCTGGACACAGCCTGGAGACGAGCTTCGCACGAATGTCCCCTCCATGATATATCCAGCCAATTCCAGGAGAGATGAGTTTTATGCCAACTCCGAGGTTACCGTCGAACGCGGGGATCATATTCGTTTGCAGGATATTAGTTTGAGTTATACCATTGAGAAAACACGTTGGCATGCATTGCCCTTAGAGAGAATTCAAGTTTACCTATACGCGAATAATCTGGGATTATTATGGTCTGCCAGCAAATCCGGATTAGACCCCAATATAAGAACCAGGTACCCGGCTCCTAAAAGTATCGCCCTGGGAGTCAAGGCAAATTTTTA
- a CDS encoding helix-turn-helix domain-containing protein: protein MRTNNYSYLLYDRAIGTNDPQKSWEKCPLFASSYRPYGTGAGGWYKSFRNHVRRIEAGKSNITSRTAGKIAGFFNVEIAVLYASGFPKVRKIEEIPAVSRFYKDNENNPQFFISGKDESSIAYFVREILLKKKKYFLKEREVADVVNESKRKEYGKSFKSKAISQELIRLVGKGLLARKDKTGNGKRFLYYQPSS, encoded by the coding sequence ATGAGGACAAATAATTATTCCTATTTGCTCTATGACAGGGCAATCGGAACAAACGATCCTCAAAAGAGTTGGGAAAAATGTCCGTTATTTGCGTCTTCATACCGACCTTACGGTACAGGGGCTGGCGGCTGGTACAAATCTTTCCGTAACCATGTTCGCCGTATTGAAGCTGGGAAAAGTAATATTACTTCCCGCACTGCCGGAAAGATCGCTGGTTTCTTCAACGTTGAGATAGCTGTTTTATATGCCTCCGGCTTTCCTAAGGTCCGGAAAATTGAAGAGATACCAGCTGTCAGCAGGTTCTATAAGGATAACGAGAACAATCCACAGTTTTTTATTTCCGGAAAGGACGAAAGCAGTATTGCCTATTTCGTAAGGGAAATCTTATTGAAGAAGAAGAAATATTTTCTGAAAGAACGGGAAGTTGCGGATGTCGTAAACGAAAGCAAGCGTAAAGAATACGGAAAAAGCTTCAAAAGCAAGGCAATTTCGCAAGAATTGATCCGGCTGGTAGGCAAAGGGTTATTAGCCCGTAAAGATAAAACCGGTAATGGCAAGCGGTTTTTGTATTACCAACCTTCTTCCTGA
- a CDS encoding TlpA family protein disulfide reductase: MKSLKTGTGKLCLRTPGNILLFIAGLTIFFLANVLDCKAQNKPGSNNSVSEKRDVNNEWLAQISPEGLQVGDKIPDQLWHLPLQVINHPEGKKTTTLDDYKGKLIILDFWATTCSSCIKALPKLDLLQQKFREDVMFIPVTYEDQGRIDLFKQRNAILKNFQLPFVIEDTVLKQLFIHRMIPHVIWIGRDGVIKAVTDDQYINAENIAQLLSGEEVHWPVKKDVLSYDYGNSLLSHAEKAGGYAIVTGYKSGVQPASGFEVDSNARTVRRYMVNYPILKLYLAAWGNYFLPKTHIRLKVADKSRYLYNEEEAYRTVWNQKNSFCYELVLPWDETVGLKEQTRRIKNHMRNDLNRFLNLNGRMEKRRVPCLVLVRTTDEDNMKTGGGKFKNTLNTDDPVKKLHNEKLSFLIWQLNQTVGNLPALDETGYAGKVDLELKISSFRDIAALRRALQPYGLDLKKAEREVELFILTEPDISSL, from the coding sequence ATGAAGTCTTTAAAGACTGGGACGGGAAAGCTATGCCTTCGCACGCCTGGTAATATCCTTCTATTTATAGCCGGATTGACCATCTTCTTCCTGGCTAATGTTCTGGATTGTAAGGCCCAGAACAAGCCGGGAAGCAACAATTCAGTATCCGAAAAGCGGGATGTTAACAATGAATGGCTTGCTCAGATTTCGCCTGAGGGGCTTCAAGTTGGTGACAAGATCCCGGATCAACTATGGCACCTGCCTTTACAGGTAATAAATCACCCGGAAGGGAAAAAGACAACTACACTTGATGATTATAAGGGCAAGTTGATTATCCTGGATTTTTGGGCTACTACCTGCAGCAGCTGCATCAAAGCTTTGCCAAAACTGGACCTTCTTCAACAGAAATTTAGAGAAGACGTGATGTTCATACCTGTTACTTATGAAGACCAGGGCCGGATTGACCTGTTTAAGCAAAGAAATGCGATTTTAAAGAATTTCCAGCTGCCCTTTGTGATTGAAGATACCGTTTTGAAACAGCTTTTTATTCACCGGATGATCCCTCATGTGATATGGATTGGAAGAGACGGTGTTATAAAAGCCGTTACTGACGACCAATATATAAACGCAGAAAACATCGCCCAACTGTTATCAGGAGAGGAAGTACACTGGCCTGTTAAGAAAGATGTATTGTCTTATGACTATGGGAATTCGCTGTTAAGCCATGCTGAAAAAGCGGGAGGCTATGCTATCGTGACCGGTTATAAGAGTGGCGTCCAGCCAGCGAGTGGTTTTGAAGTGGACAGCAATGCAAGGACGGTCAGGAGATATATGGTCAATTATCCGATTTTGAAGCTGTACTTAGCAGCGTGGGGAAATTACTTCCTCCCTAAAACGCATATTCGTTTGAAAGTTGCTGATAAGTCCCGCTATCTCTACAATGAAGAGGAAGCATATAGAACGGTTTGGAACCAGAAAAACAGCTTTTGTTATGAACTTGTACTTCCCTGGGATGAAACAGTTGGGTTAAAAGAGCAAACGCGCCGGATAAAAAACCATATGCGAAACGACCTCAATCGTTTCCTGAATTTAAATGGACGCATGGAAAAACGACGCGTACCCTGCCTGGTTCTTGTTCGTACTACTGATGAAGACAATATGAAAACTGGTGGCGGCAAATTTAAAAACACCTTAAATACAGACGACCCTGTCAAAAAATTACACAATGAAAAGCTTTCCTTCCTGATCTGGCAACTAAATCAAACAGTTGGCAACCTTCCTGCACTGGATGAGACAGGCTACGCTGGTAAGGTAGACTTAGAGTTGAAAATAAGCTCTTTCAGAGATATCGCGGCACTACGCCGGGCTTTACAGCCTTACGGACTGGACTTGAAAAAAGCCGAACGGGAAGTCGAACTCTTTATTCTGACCGAACCCGATATTTCCTCTTTATAA